The genome window ATGAAGTACTGGCCTGGTCGACACTTCCTGCATTGCCATTGGAGTCGCTTTAAGATCAAGAAcgttcctagatgatggagttaccagaagacttaccatcaataggtctcgtaagtggtttgatgaatccggccccagGTCTGACATTTCTCCTTCGTATGTCCGGCAGTAACGAGTGGCAGGATCATTACAGGCGCCGCGGGGAAAGGGTTAGTGCAGTGTCGCaagatttttatttttgtcttaagAAACGTGACGACTTGCCACACACAGTCGTTTTGTTTCCCTGTACCGCAAATGTCACTGTCAGGAGtatggaaaggaataggaaggggatggcattgagaacacacacacacacacacacacacacacacacacacacacacacacacagagagatcgACTATAACGAGCCTTGtcctaatcgggagggtacttgttgGTGATGACGAGTTGTCCAGCTCATGATCAAGCCGTggtggtgaataacacacacacacacacacacacacacacacacacacacacacagataagcaaacacagacacaaacacaaacaaacaaatctgCGAGAGGGACGAACTGGCGACCATGAGTCCAGCAAACGATTAGGTtgtggtaaagagagagagagagagagagagagagagagagagagagagagagagagagagagagagagagagagagagagagagagagagagagagattaaaaggaaACTAATTATCGCATCTAAAATCTCACGcaatcccccccccaaaaaaaaaattagatgagAAAATTAAATATGATCTTGCTATGGTGTGGCGATCAACTctaattgaaagaaaaaataataattcatgGACAGCGAGGGATGGGTGGGGTTGGGAGCATTGTCAGTCGGGCCGTCAAGAGATAACCCCTCCGCGCGACCCATGTGACAAgtgcatccttccttctttccttaactcTCCTTTCAATTACCTCTCCATCATCTTTATTTCTTCGCACATGTATAATAAGGATGAGCGACGGGGCGTGTAAGTGTGCGGGGCAGGAtgggacaaggaaaggaagggaggtgtcaCTGGTGTGCGAAGTGCTTTGACGAGCGGGTGGCGGCGTcagggttgccaatccgatttaGCTGATCGTACCAAATCGGGCCAACAAAACGTACCAAAACCGGACAAAACGTACCCAAAAGAAAatgaacaatatatatatatatatatatatatatatatatatatatatatatatatatatatatatatatatatatatatatacacacacacacacacacacacacacacaatatatatatatatatatatatatatatatatatatatatatatatatatatatatatatatatatatatatatgctgcaaAAGGCCATTTTGtcaatataagaaaataaatttgCCACAAAGTGATAAACATCGTCCAACCAGTAACAGCAATAAGATAACCGGTGGCTTACTTGAACCGCATCTTACGTCTTTAgaatcttcctctccctgcccaatACTTGTACGGGACAAGTTACCTGATGGTCACTCACACGTCCAACAGGCCAGCACCTGCCTGGTAACCCTGACCCCAAAGCACTGTCCTCATACCGGATAtatcaggtggaaaatgtgtCAAATAGGCACAATAAGCTCACACAGACAATTTAGTACCAAATATACCTAAGGCCGTACCAAACGTACTTTTAAGATAAAAAGTACCAAATCTGGTACGTTCGTACCAGAATTGGCAACCCTGGGCGGCGTGTCCAGTCAGTGCGGGCGGGAGGCGAGcggaggagcacacacacacatacacacacacacacacaccaaggctaGTGCTGCTCATTCATTGCCAGACGTCACTAACATCCCAACAAACCAATGAGACGTTACACCCACTCTTTGCCATCCCTCACCTCGCACGCTAACAAAACTTGACCAACACGAAGGATTAACCATAAGAGCAAGCTGCAAACACTAGGAAATGAGGGACAAGTAATAtttgatgaagaagagggaagtgtTGTAGACGTCATTACTAGCGGCTAACCGGCAACTCAATGTAACTCTCTGCCCTGTCCCCCTCGCGCGCGGCTATGAATGGGATGCTTCAAATTCCTCAGGTTTAAATGTCCACCCTTCCGCATTCCGGTGacttttcgtttgtttgtttctgatgtgttcgtgtgcgtgtgtgtgtgtgtgtgtgtgtgtgtgtgtgtgtgttattcgtgTGATGAGGGAACAGCGACATGACAGACTGATGAGGCCTATAGGCGCGGACACCCTCAAAGTCCCTCTCTCTGTATGATACCTGAAGTGgaattcccccccacccccaccctctctctctctctctctctctctctctctctctctctctctctctccttatttttataccgatctgtctgtctgtctttccgtatgtctgtctgtctatctgtctccttTATTTGTACAAATTAATATACTTCAATACATCGAGGCAGTTCTTTTGTGCTGTTAATATGTCCTATATACTAATTTAAGTCGTGGATAAGAAATTTGTATTTTTACCTATCACGCGTGTAGCAAAACATTCCATTACAAAGGCATGATTTACTTAGGTTCCTTTAGAGAAAAGTGTTTGGTATGtattgttcatttttttataaaCAAATTAAGGTTACAAATAAATATAGGACAGGGTTCATTCGGTGGCACGCATTATTTGTAGAAGCCATGAGCATGCAGCGGCTCATCGCCTGCCAGACAGACGGCCGACCAGTCTTGTTTACGGGGACTTGACGCTGGGTCTTATACACCGTAGATTTAGCGACACTGTTACTCGTACCGATCCTCACGTGAGCGGGCGGCGTCCTCCTGGGCAGCGAAGGCGATCTGGTCGAGCACGTACTGCGGGATTTCGTGAGGGAACTCGGGGGCCACGGGCAGCAGGTCAGACTGTGGTTGGTAACCGTTCTCGTCGGCGACAAACTTGACACGAACAGGAGTGCCGTCCGGGGCGGTGTAGCTAGAGGCGGAAATATTAGGTCAAGAGCCGTATTGCTTAACATTTCGTCGCTCAAGcacacacaaatttgacaaggctttcataggagtagtggtgggcatttccaggggtagctttctGACCCTAGTCActagtggtagtttggcccttctgtacaattaacctaaagaaacagtcattagaaccagactattctccttatcggcctttggaaatagttgatgtgaggggcggaagggtctAACAATACCGACCTAAGTcctggggcttcgtggtgcagtggttagcacactcggctcacaaccgagcgagcccgggttcgattcccgggcggagtgaaaaaaaatgggcggcttttccgataccctacgcccctgtccacccagcagtgaatgggtaccaagtattaatcgggggttgtgtcccgtctcctggggtctgttcccttctcctatatttccttccccctcctgtctctctccggcatatgaccacatatgttgcgccgactaaacaaaactttccaacttttccgacCTAAGTCCTATGGCAACACACGCCtgaaaacaccatcaccacacacacacacactgagcatgGGACTCACGAGTATTCGCCGGCCTTGATCACCGAGCCCTCCGCGCCGTCGGGGGAGCCAGACTGGGACTGAAAGATGCCGTTGCCAGTCTCCACGTCAAGGCTGTAGCGTCCATCCTCCTCATGCACGCGGACGTCCTTCAGGATTGGGATGATATCCTTGGAGTAGTCTtgaggggcggcggcggccacGGAGGCAAGGGCGGCGAGGAGGATCTATGCAGACGGTGGAGATGGGGGCGTGAGGGTGTGTTTACTTATAGCCTTCATCTGTGCCCGTGAGCAGAAAGTTTACATTGCTAGAGGAGTGAATATTTGATCGCTATCTACGTACCGTTGATATCATTTAGGAGCGAAGTGGAAATATAAGGCTTTGTACGTAGATTTGTGTTCTGTaatcttattttatgttaatttattGATTATACTTTGTAAATTCTTGAAACTGTAATATCACATGcggcaaccttttttttttttgtgtgtgtgtgtgtgagagagtgccAGGGGTGCCTGCCGGGCCTGTAGGCAGGATATGGGCCATACTCACGAGCTTCATGGCGCAGCACGGGGCGGGGCAGGACAGAGGAGTGAGGACACAGGGCACGTTGCCGTATATATAGTGCCTTCCTCCTTGCATTCAGTTGCCGCATGTTCGTGGCCGCCTCTTTCTCGGCAAAACTTTCCCCATAACCGCTGGTTTCCAAGGCCATGACATTTGCCGGCAGGTCCTCACCCATGCAGTGTTCTCCTTTCCACCCTCACGCCGATTATGAGATTGCAGGCCGCCGCGCCCGCCGCGCCCGCCACGCCCCAAATAGGTCGTCAAAGTAGTGGCGTTGCGCAGTAAACTCTTTTCTTCATGCAAATACACCCGGTGGCTTGGGCGTTTGCAGCATAATGCTGAGTTGTAGAGCGCCGCTCCCGCCGCCAACCCAGAATTATGCAAGAAATACGGACCACTTCAAGGAAACTTACGGCCGTCGAGGCAACGCTGTTACCAGTGGTGCAGGGCAGCGGCGCGGACACTGAAAGCAACAGCACCAATAGCAACAACATCAGAGGCACCAGCAGCAACAAGAAGAACAGTGGcataaataacaataagaaagaaCGATTAgtggaagcagcagcagcaacaacaacaacaacaacaacaacaacaacaacaacaacaacaatagcagatATAACAGCAATACCAGCAATATcattatcagcagcagcaggatcagcagcagcaggatcagcagcagcaggatcagcagcagcaggatcagcagcagcagtagtggtattGTTTTTATCATCGCCTAACTGTCTAACACCACGTAGCAAGAAGGCCGATAATGTCTTCGtggctgtccgtctgtttgtctgtctatttgtccgtTACCGAGATGTCTTGTGCCCAAACATCTCAAAAACGGGTTAACACAGACCCACCAAATACACACGAGAGCATCCTTCACTGACTATCTCAAATTCACTAACGTTTGGAAACACTCCGATGAATGTGACGAAATGATGGCGGGTTAAGTGATAATAAGAAAATCTGACTTAATAACACAGGGCgacgatatgaaaaaaaaaaaacttccattgTGGGCCGACCATGAGAaatattatcagtagtagtagtagtagtagtagtagtagtagtagtagtagtagtagtagtagtagtagtagtagtagtagtagtagtagtagtagtaaaagtagtagtaatagtagtagtagtagtagtagtagtagtagtagtagtagtagtagtagtagtagtagtagtagtagtagtagtagtagtagtagtagtagtaaaagtagtagtagtagaagtagtagtagtagtagtagtagtagtagtagtagtagtagtagtagtagtagtagtagtagtagtagtagtagtaatagtagtgctattaacatt of Eriocheir sinensis breed Jianghai 21 chromosome 66, ASM2467909v1, whole genome shotgun sequence contains these proteins:
- the LOC126987692 gene encoding cuticle protein AMP1A-like translates to MQGGRHYIYGNVPCVLTPLSCPAPCCAMKLILLAALASVAAAAPQDYSKDIIPILKDVRVHEEDGRYSLDVETGNGIFQSQSGSPDGAEGSVIKAGEYSYTAPDGTPVRVKFVADENGYQPQSDLLPVAPEFPHEIPQYVLDQIAFAAQEDAARSREDRYE